Proteins found in one Kineococcus endophyticus genomic segment:
- a CDS encoding PhoH family protein — MPTPARAGALQPDPDRQTFVLDTSVLLSDPGALFRFAEHDVVLPLVVVSELEGKRHHPELGYFAREALRRLDDLRVEHGRLDAPMPIGETGGTLRVELNHSDTAGLPSSLRSGPLATAGDTRILAVAANLAAEGHRVTVVSKDVPLRVKASAIGLTADEYRAELAPDSGWTGVVELTATAEDVATLYDTGTLETAELRDLPVNTGVVLSSPRGHALGRTSADKTLRVIKGDREAFGVRGRSAEQRIALDALLDSTVSIVSLGGRAGTGKSALALAAGLEAVMERREHRKIVVFRPLYAVGGQDLGYLPGTEAEKMGPWGQAVFDTLEAVVDPRVVEEVFARGMLEVLPLTHIRGRSLHDSYVVVDEAQSLERNVLLTVLSRIGQGSKVVLTHDVAQRDNLRVGRHDGVAAVVEALKGHPLFAHVTLTRSERSPVAALVTELLADFGA; from the coding sequence GTGCCGACCCCCGCCCGCGCGGGCGCGTTGCAGCCCGATCCCGACCGCCAGACCTTCGTCCTGGACACCTCCGTCCTCCTGTCCGACCCCGGCGCGCTCTTCCGCTTCGCCGAGCACGACGTCGTCCTGCCGCTCGTCGTCGTCAGCGAGCTCGAGGGCAAGCGCCACCACCCCGAGCTCGGGTACTTCGCCCGCGAGGCCCTGCGCCGGCTCGACGACCTGCGCGTCGAGCACGGCCGCCTCGACGCCCCGATGCCCATCGGGGAGACCGGCGGGACCCTGCGGGTGGAGCTGAACCACTCCGACACCGCCGGGCTGCCGTCCTCGCTGCGCTCCGGACCGCTGGCCACCGCCGGCGACACCCGGATCCTCGCCGTCGCCGCGAACCTGGCCGCGGAGGGGCACCGCGTCACCGTCGTCTCCAAGGACGTCCCGCTGCGCGTCAAGGCGTCGGCCATCGGGCTGACGGCCGACGAGTACCGCGCCGAGCTGGCCCCCGACTCCGGCTGGACGGGCGTCGTGGAGCTCACCGCGACGGCCGAGGACGTCGCGACTCTCTACGACACCGGCACGCTGGAGACGGCCGAGCTGCGCGACCTGCCCGTGAACACGGGCGTCGTGCTGTCGTCCCCGCGCGGTCACGCGCTCGGCCGCACGAGCGCGGACAAGACGCTGCGCGTCATCAAGGGCGACCGCGAGGCCTTCGGTGTCCGGGGCCGCTCGGCCGAGCAGCGCATCGCCCTGGACGCCCTGCTCGACTCGACCGTCAGCATCGTCTCCCTCGGGGGCCGCGCGGGGACGGGGAAGTCGGCGCTCGCGCTCGCCGCGGGCCTCGAGGCGGTCATGGAACGCCGCGAGCACCGCAAGATCGTCGTGTTCCGGCCCCTGTACGCCGTCGGCGGTCAGGACCTCGGGTACCTGCCGGGGACGGAGGCCGAGAAGATGGGGCCCTGGGGCCAGGCCGTCTTCGACACCCTCGAGGCCGTCGTCGACCCGCGCGTGGTCGAGGAGGTCTTCGCCCGGGGGATGCTCGAGGTCCTGCCCCTGACGCACATCCGCGGCCGGTCGCTGCACGACTCCTACGTCGTCGTCGACGAGGCGCAGTCGCTGGAGCGCAACGTCCTGCTGACGGTCCTGTCGCGCATCGGGCAGGGGTCCAAGGTCGTCCTGACGCACGACGTGGCCCAGCGCGACAACCTGCGGGTGGGCCGGCACGACGGTGTCGCGGCGGTCGTCGAGGCGCTCAAGGGGCACCCGCTGTTCGCCCACGTCACGCTCACGCGGTCCGAGCGCTCGCCGGTCGCGGCGCTCGTCACCGAACTGCTGGCGGACTTCGGCGCCTGA
- a CDS encoding isoprenyl transferase, which produces MGLRDLLYGAYGRRLERSLDPDVLPRHVGIILDGNRRWAKAFGASSSHGHRAGADKVLEVMGWCADEGIEVVTLYLLSTDNLSRPADELEPLIAIVQDAVARVAATGRWKVHPVGALDLLPEPTAGRLRALAEQTAGITTGVVNVAIGYGGRQEIAAAVRSLLLEHAQRGTSLEELAEVLDVEHIAAHLYTKGQPDPDLVIRTSGEQRLSGFLLWQTAHSEFFFTEVLWPDFRKVDFLRALRSYAARERRYGA; this is translated from the coding sequence ATGGGCCTCCGCGATCTCCTCTACGGCGCGTACGGGCGGCGGCTGGAACGGTCGCTGGACCCGGACGTGCTGCCCCGCCACGTGGGGATCATCCTCGACGGCAACCGCCGCTGGGCCAAGGCGTTCGGTGCCTCGAGCTCGCACGGCCACCGCGCCGGCGCGGACAAGGTCCTCGAGGTCATGGGCTGGTGCGCCGACGAGGGCATCGAGGTCGTCACCCTCTACCTGCTGTCCACGGACAACCTCAGCCGCCCCGCGGACGAGCTCGAACCCCTCATCGCCATCGTCCAGGACGCCGTGGCCCGGGTGGCCGCGACGGGCCGGTGGAAGGTGCACCCCGTCGGGGCCCTGGACCTGCTGCCCGAACCGACCGCCGGACGCCTGCGCGCACTGGCCGAGCAGACGGCCGGGATCACCACGGGCGTCGTCAACGTCGCCATCGGCTACGGCGGCCGTCAGGAGATCGCCGCGGCCGTCCGGTCGCTGCTGCTCGAGCACGCCCAGCGCGGCACGTCGCTGGAGGAGCTGGCGGAGGTGCTCGACGTCGAGCACATCGCCGCGCACCTCTACACCAAGGGCCAGCCCGACCCGGACCTCGTCATCCGGACGTCGGGGGAGCAGCGGCTGTCGGGGTTCCTGCTGTGGCAGACCGCGCACTCGGAGTTCTTCTTCACCGAGGTGCTGTGGCCCGACTTCCGCAAGGTCGACTTCCTGCGGGCGCTGCGCTCCTACGCCGCCCGCGAGCGCCGCTACGGCGCGTGA
- a CDS encoding extracellular solute-binding protein: MPATAQPSRRSLLALALSAPLAGTVLAACGDSGPAGSSGSGASIWILTGQPGEGIRTDSVNAFNEANSDSELALSSFQNDAFKAKIRTAIGADQSPTIIWTWGGGGLRDYVGNGQVEDLTSFFSENAALKEKLFTSAFGAATVDDKVYAVPCENVSPIVMFYNKRVFEKVGAQIPTTWEEVMALVPRFNAAGVAPFSLGGQSRWTNMMWLEFLYDRIGGAELFQSIYAGTPDAWSHPDSIAALTAVQDLVRANGFITGFASVTADSNADQALLYSDKAAMMLHGAWTYGAMKSDGGDFVTGGHLAWSTFPTVAGGKGDPTDTVGNPSSYYALSSTASDEAKAAAKKYFAEGLVTDATTKAWVESGSVPIVNGSDSMFAGSEDEEWLQFVYDTASGAASFQQSWDQALSPTQAETLLDNIAKLFGLSITPEEFATAMNASITPA, translated from the coding sequence GTGCCCGCCACCGCCCAGCCGTCCCGCCGTTCCCTGCTCGCCCTCGCCCTGTCCGCGCCGCTGGCCGGCACCGTGCTCGCGGCGTGCGGCGACTCCGGCCCGGCCGGCAGCTCCGGCAGCGGGGCGTCGATCTGGATCCTCACCGGTCAGCCCGGCGAGGGGATCCGCACCGACAGCGTGAACGCGTTCAACGAGGCGAACTCCGACTCCGAACTCGCTCTGTCGAGCTTCCAGAACGACGCGTTCAAGGCCAAGATCCGCACCGCGATCGGCGCCGACCAGAGCCCGACGATCATCTGGACCTGGGGCGGCGGGGGCCTGCGGGACTACGTGGGGAACGGGCAGGTCGAGGACCTCACGTCGTTCTTCTCCGAGAACGCGGCGTTGAAGGAGAAGCTGTTCACCAGCGCCTTCGGCGCGGCGACGGTGGACGACAAGGTCTACGCGGTCCCCTGCGAGAACGTCTCCCCGATCGTCATGTTCTACAACAAGCGGGTCTTCGAGAAGGTCGGGGCGCAGATCCCCACGACGTGGGAGGAGGTCATGGCCCTCGTCCCGCGGTTCAACGCGGCCGGGGTCGCGCCGTTCTCCCTCGGCGGGCAGTCCCGGTGGACCAACATGATGTGGCTGGAGTTCCTGTACGACCGCATCGGTGGGGCCGAGCTGTTCCAGTCGATCTACGCCGGGACCCCCGACGCCTGGTCGCACCCGGACTCGATCGCCGCCCTGACGGCGGTGCAGGACCTGGTGCGCGCCAACGGGTTCATCACCGGGTTCGCGTCGGTGACGGCCGACTCCAACGCCGACCAGGCCCTGCTCTACAGCGACAAGGCCGCCATGATGCTGCACGGCGCCTGGACGTACGGGGCCATGAAGAGCGACGGCGGCGACTTCGTCACGGGAGGGCACCTGGCCTGGTCGACGTTCCCGACCGTCGCCGGCGGCAAGGGCGACCCGACCGACACCGTCGGCAACCCCTCCTCCTACTACGCGCTGTCCTCCACGGCGAGCGACGAGGCGAAGGCGGCGGCCAAGAAGTACTTCGCCGAGGGGCTCGTCACGGACGCCACGACGAAGGCGTGGGTCGAGTCCGGGTCGGTTCCGATCGTCAACGGGTCGGACAGCATGTTCGCGGGATCCGAGGACGAGGAGTGGCTGCAGTTCGTCTACGACACGGCCTCCGGCGCGGCGTCCTTCCAGCAGTCGTGGGACCAGGCGCTGTCCCCCACCCAGGCCGAGACGCTGCTCGACAACATCGCCAAGCTGTTCGGCCTGTCCATCACGCCGGAGGAGTTCGCGACGGCCATGAACGCCTCGATCACCCCGGCCTGA
- the trhA gene encoding PAQR family membrane homeostasis protein TrhA, which translates to MTAEHPHDASRSLAPSLADAGAHLKPKLRGWLHAGTFPAALAAGAVLVALSPTTATRIAAVVFAVTAAALFGTSALYHRGTWTPSQAAVLRRLDHSNIFLIIAGTYTPLAVTTLPGDRARFLLTLVWAGALAGVAFRVFWIGAPRWLYTPVYVALGWVAVGYLPAFARGGGTAVAVLVAAGGLAYSLGAVAYGTKRPNPSPRWFGFHEVFHAFTVLGFAAHVAAVLVATVHLR; encoded by the coding sequence ATGACGGCCGAGCACCCCCACGACGCCTCCCGCTCCCTGGCCCCGTCGCTGGCGGACGCGGGCGCGCACCTGAAGCCGAAGCTGCGCGGGTGGTTGCACGCCGGGACGTTCCCCGCCGCGCTGGCGGCGGGCGCGGTCCTGGTGGCGCTGTCCCCCACGACGGCGACCCGGATCGCGGCCGTCGTCTTCGCCGTCACGGCGGCCGCCCTCTTCGGCACGAGCGCGCTGTACCACCGCGGCACGTGGACCCCGTCCCAGGCCGCGGTGCTGCGGCGCCTGGACCACAGCAACATCTTCCTCATCATCGCCGGGACGTACACGCCGCTGGCGGTCACGACGCTGCCGGGCGACCGGGCGCGGTTCCTGCTGACGCTCGTGTGGGCCGGCGCCCTCGCCGGGGTGGCGTTCCGCGTGTTCTGGATCGGCGCCCCGCGCTGGCTCTACACCCCCGTCTACGTCGCCCTCGGCTGGGTCGCGGTGGGCTACCTGCCGGCGTTCGCCCGGGGCGGCGGGACGGCCGTCGCGGTGCTCGTCGCGGCGGGCGGGCTCGCGTACTCGCTGGGCGCGGTCGCCTACGGCACGAAACGCCCCAACCCCAGCCCCCGCTGGTTCGGGTTCCACGAGGTCTTCCACGCCTTCACCGTGCTCGGGTTCGCGGCGCACGTGGCCGCCGTCCTGGTGGCCACCGTCCACCTGCGCTGA
- a CDS encoding thioredoxin domain-containing protein, translating to MPNRLARSTSPYLLQHADNPVDWFEWGPEAFAEARRRDVPVLVSTGYAACHWCHVMAHESFEDPTTAAEMNAGFVCVKVDREERPDVDAVHMAATTAMTGQGGWPMTTFCTPDGAVFFAGTYFPDRPHPQLPSFRQVLAAVGDAWRERREEVLASSGRIAAALGAMAPPAGNVPDAAALDAAVAALAAEEDTVHGGFGGAPKFPPSMVCEFLLRHAARTGSEQAAGLVDRTLTAMARSGTADQVGGGFARYAVDAGWVVPHFEKMLYDNALLARVYLHSFRATGNAEHRRVAELTCEFLLRDLRTPQGAFAASLDADTPVPDADGTPHAVEGATYVWTPGDLVEVLGIDDGPWAVDLLGVTDAGTFEHGTSTARLTRDPGPERERWERVRERLAAARADRPQPARDDKVVLAWNGLAVAALAEAGALLARPDLLLAAREAASFLLDVHRVDGRWRRVSRDGVVGAPAAVLEDLADLAEGLLALHAATGEERWSTVAAELGREVRERFTTADGLVDVADVDPALSAARAGAGSPSDPSDGATPSGTSAAAGALLSLAALTGDAGFREAAERALSVFGAVAEAAPRFAGWGLAVAEAFVDGPREVAVVGAAGDAGTAALHRTALAGTAPGLVVTRGTPGTTVPELLAHRGLVDGRAAAYVCRGQVCQAPTTDPADLARQVGARG from the coding sequence GTGCCGAACCGACTCGCCCGGTCCACCAGCCCGTACCTGCTGCAGCACGCCGACAACCCCGTCGACTGGTTCGAGTGGGGTCCGGAGGCGTTCGCCGAGGCACGCCGGCGCGACGTGCCCGTGCTGGTCTCGACGGGGTACGCCGCCTGCCACTGGTGCCACGTCATGGCGCACGAGTCGTTCGAGGACCCGACGACGGCGGCGGAGATGAACGCCGGGTTCGTCTGCGTGAAGGTCGACCGCGAGGAACGGCCGGACGTCGACGCCGTGCACATGGCCGCGACGACGGCCATGACGGGTCAGGGTGGCTGGCCCATGACGACGTTCTGCACGCCCGACGGCGCGGTGTTCTTCGCCGGCACGTACTTCCCGGACCGACCGCACCCGCAGCTGCCCTCGTTCCGGCAGGTGCTGGCCGCGGTCGGCGACGCGTGGCGCGAGCGGCGCGAGGAGGTGCTGGCCAGTTCCGGGCGCATCGCGGCGGCCCTGGGCGCGATGGCCCCGCCCGCCGGGAACGTCCCCGACGCGGCCGCGCTGGACGCGGCCGTCGCGGCGCTCGCGGCCGAGGAGGACACCGTCCACGGCGGGTTCGGGGGCGCCCCGAAGTTCCCGCCGTCGATGGTGTGCGAGTTCCTCCTGCGGCACGCCGCGCGGACGGGGTCGGAGCAGGCGGCGGGGCTGGTGGACCGGACCCTGACGGCGATGGCCCGCAGCGGCACGGCCGACCAGGTCGGCGGGGGGTTCGCGCGGTACGCGGTCGACGCGGGCTGGGTCGTCCCGCACTTCGAGAAGATGCTGTACGACAACGCGTTGCTGGCCCGCGTCTACCTGCACTCCTTCCGCGCCACCGGGAACGCCGAGCACCGCCGGGTCGCCGAGCTCACGTGCGAGTTCCTGCTGCGGGACCTGCGGACGCCGCAGGGCGCGTTCGCGGCCTCCCTCGACGCCGACACCCCGGTCCCGGACGCCGACGGCACCCCGCACGCGGTCGAGGGCGCGACGTACGTGTGGACGCCCGGCGACCTCGTGGAGGTCCTCGGGATCGACGACGGGCCGTGGGCGGTGGACCTGCTGGGCGTCACCGACGCGGGGACGTTCGAGCACGGCACGTCGACGGCGCGGCTGACGCGCGACCCCGGTCCGGAGCGCGAGCGCTGGGAGCGGGTCCGGGAGCGCCTGGCCGCCGCCCGCGCCGACCGGCCGCAGCCGGCCCGGGACGACAAGGTCGTCCTGGCCTGGAACGGGCTCGCCGTCGCCGCGCTCGCCGAGGCCGGCGCGCTGCTGGCCCGCCCCGACCTGCTGCTCGCGGCGCGGGAGGCGGCGTCGTTCCTGCTCGACGTGCACCGTGTGGACGGGCGCTGGCGGCGGGTCTCGCGCGACGGGGTGGTGGGTGCACCCGCGGCCGTGCTGGAGGACCTCGCCGACCTCGCCGAGGGTCTGCTGGCCCTGCACGCCGCGACGGGGGAGGAGCGCTGGTCCACGGTGGCGGCCGAGCTCGGTCGGGAGGTCCGCGAGCGCTTCACCACGGCGGACGGCCTCGTCGACGTCGCGGACGTCGACCCCGCCCTGTCGGCCGCCCGCGCGGGCGCCGGGTCGCCCTCGGACCCCTCCGACGGGGCGACGCCGTCGGGCACGTCCGCCGCCGCGGGGGCGCTGCTCTCGCTCGCCGCGCTGACGGGCGACGCGGGGTTCCGGGAGGCGGCGGAGCGGGCGCTGTCGGTGTTCGGTGCGGTGGCCGAGGCGGCCCCCCGCTTCGCGGGGTGGGGGCTGGCGGTGGCCGAGGCGTTCGTCGACGGCCCCCGGGAGGTCGCCGTGGTCGGCGCCGCCGGGGACGCGGGAACGGCTGCGCTGCACCGCACGGCGCTCGCGGGCACCGCGCCGGGGCTCGTCGTGACCCGCGGCACCCCGGGCACGACCGTGCCCGAGCTCCTGGCCCACCGCGGGCTCGTCGACGGTCGGGCCGCGGCCTACGTGTGCCGCGGGCAGGTGTGCCAGGCCCCGACGACGGACCCGGCCGACCTCGCCCGGCAGGTGGGTGCGCGGGGGTGA
- a CDS encoding Gfo/Idh/MocA family protein, which produces MPSAPPPRPAPTRFAVLGTGHWARTTHARALADHPDVEFAGFWGRDAGHAAAAAAEFGAGSWSGDEGLADLLAQVDAVTLALPPDVQADLAVRASDAGVHVLLDKPVATDLATADRVVQALQRNRTASVEFLTYLFMPEITTWLEEMAALAAEHGPWEGGVFRWAGSIDAPGNPYGQSRWRRERGGLWDTGPHALSIVRSLFDDVVAVAAARGPRDAVGATLQHRGGAATTLSLTLTAPEGAGGSFATVWGPGGRHDLPRFHDTAAEGFARAVDRLRTAAATGVPDALDARNGRDAVAVLAAVEAHLQRPDGTTPVRPPQS; this is translated from the coding sequence GTGCCCTCCGCCCCCCCGCCCCGCCCGGCGCCCACCCGCTTCGCCGTCCTCGGCACCGGTCACTGGGCCCGCACCACCCACGCCCGCGCCCTGGCCGACCACCCCGACGTGGAGTTCGCCGGGTTCTGGGGCCGCGACGCCGGCCACGCCGCGGCCGCCGCGGCGGAGTTCGGCGCGGGGTCCTGGAGCGGGGACGAGGGCCTGGCCGACCTCCTCGCGCAGGTCGACGCCGTCACCCTCGCGCTGCCCCCGGACGTGCAGGCCGACCTCGCGGTCCGGGCGAGCGACGCCGGGGTGCACGTCCTGCTCGACAAACCCGTCGCGACCGACCTCGCCACCGCCGACCGGGTGGTGCAGGCGCTGCAGCGCAACAGGACCGCGTCGGTGGAGTTCCTGACCTACCTGTTCATGCCGGAGATCACGACGTGGCTGGAGGAGATGGCCGCGCTCGCCGCCGAGCACGGTCCGTGGGAGGGCGGGGTGTTCCGGTGGGCGGGCTCGATCGACGCACCCGGGAACCCCTACGGCCAGTCGCGCTGGCGGCGCGAACGCGGCGGTCTGTGGGACACCGGGCCGCACGCGCTGTCGATCGTGCGGTCCCTGTTCGACGACGTCGTCGCCGTGGCCGCCGCCCGCGGCCCGCGCGACGCGGTCGGGGCGACGCTGCAGCACCGGGGCGGCGCCGCGACGACGCTGTCCCTGACGCTCACGGCCCCCGAGGGCGCGGGCGGGTCGTTCGCGACGGTGTGGGGCCCGGGTGGCCGGCACGACCTGCCTCGGTTCCACGACACGGCCGCGGAGGGTTTCGCGCGCGCCGTCGACCGGCTCCGCACGGCGGCCGCGACGGGTGTCCCGGACGCCCTCGACGCGCGGAACGGCCGGGACGCGGTCGCGGTGCTGGCGGCCGTCGAAGCGCACCTGCAGCGCCCCGACGGCACGACCCCGGTGCGCCCCCCTCAGTCCTGA
- the mca gene encoding mycothiol conjugate amidase Mca, which produces MAETLRLMAVHAHPDDESSKGAASTARYVAEGVEVLVVSCTGGERGDVLNPRLKENAQLKRDMGEYRRHEMAEAARILGVRHRWLGYVDSGLPEGDPLPPLPAGCFALTPEQFTVDALVHVVREFRPHVMTTYDESGGYPHPDHIMTHTVSFAAFHAAADADQFPQAGPAWRTSKLYYHASFSRDRMRTFHEALLAQGKESPFAEWMKRIAEEEPGQRKELEITTRVQCGEFFETRDRALLAHATQIDPDGWFFGVPLDLQRELWPTEDYHLAISHVPTTTPEDDLFAGLRERS; this is translated from the coding sequence GTGGCGGAGACGTTGCGGCTCATGGCTGTGCACGCCCACCCGGACGACGAGTCCAGCAAGGGTGCGGCGTCCACGGCCAGGTACGTGGCCGAGGGCGTCGAGGTGCTCGTCGTGTCGTGCACGGGCGGGGAGCGCGGGGACGTGCTCAACCCGCGCCTGAAGGAGAACGCGCAGCTCAAGCGCGACATGGGGGAGTACCGGCGCCACGAGATGGCCGAGGCGGCGCGCATCCTCGGGGTGCGGCACCGCTGGCTGGGGTACGTCGACTCCGGTCTGCCCGAGGGCGACCCGCTGCCGCCGCTGCCGGCCGGGTGCTTCGCGCTGACGCCGGAGCAGTTCACGGTGGACGCCCTCGTCCACGTCGTGCGCGAGTTCCGGCCGCACGTCATGACGACGTACGACGAGTCCGGCGGGTACCCCCACCCGGACCACATCATGACCCACACGGTGTCCTTCGCGGCCTTCCACGCCGCCGCCGACGCCGACCAGTTCCCGCAGGCCGGGCCGGCGTGGCGGACCTCCAAGCTCTACTACCACGCGAGCTTCTCGCGCGACCGGATGAGGACCTTCCACGAGGCGCTCCTCGCGCAGGGCAAGGAGTCCCCGTTCGCGGAGTGGATGAAGCGCATCGCCGAGGAGGAGCCCGGCCAGCGCAAGGAGCTGGAGATCACCACGCGCGTGCAGTGCGGCGAGTTCTTCGAGACGCGCGACCGCGCGCTGCTGGCGCACGCCACGCAGATCGACCCCGACGGCTGGTTCTTCGGCGTCCCGCTGGACCTGCAGCGCGAGCTGTGGCCGACGGAGGACTACCACCTCGCGATCAGCCACGTGCCGACGACGACGCCCGAGGACGACCTGTTCGCCGGACTGCGGGAGCGGTCGTGA
- a CDS encoding DUF4307 domain-containing protein, with amino-acid sequence MSPSGPNAPADVPPDVLAARYGRRPRPDRRWYRRPVRLAAAVVGGVLVLAYGAWLAVSQSQGPSFTEISHQVVDDRTAEIRFSVTRPAGTEVRCQVHALDASSSEVGLVQVDVPASSATDVQESVQVRTTSRAVTVGVESCSAVER; translated from the coding sequence GTGAGTCCGTCCGGGCCGAACGCACCCGCCGACGTGCCGCCCGACGTGCTGGCCGCGCGCTACGGCCGACGTCCCCGCCCGGACCGCCGCTGGTACCGGCGTCCTGTCCGCCTCGCGGCGGCGGTGGTCGGTGGGGTGCTGGTCCTGGCCTACGGCGCGTGGCTCGCGGTGTCGCAGTCCCAGGGGCCCTCGTTCACCGAGATCAGCCACCAGGTCGTCGACGACCGCACGGCCGAGATCCGCTTCAGCGTCACGCGGCCCGCCGGGACGGAGGTGCGCTGCCAGGTCCACGCCCTCGACGCGTCCTCCTCCGAGGTCGGCCTCGTCCAGGTCGACGTGCCGGCCTCCTCGGCGACCGACGTGCAGGAGTCGGTGCAGGTCAGGACCACGTCGCGGGCCGTCACCGTGGGCGTGGAGTCCTGCTCAGCGGTGGAGCGCTGA
- the greA gene encoding transcription elongation factor GreA — MSETTTGSTTWLTQDAYDRLKGEYEHLSGEGRTELAKRIEQAREEGDLKENAGYHAAKEEQGKQELRIRQLRHLLETAQVGEAPVSASGEVGLGHVVTVELAGDAMTFLLGSREMGDAAGLDVYSEKSPLGSAILGKKPGDEVAYTAPNGKEFPVKVVDTKPYSG; from the coding sequence GTGAGCGAGACGACCACCGGCAGCACCACGTGGCTGACCCAGGACGCCTACGACCGGCTCAAGGGCGAGTACGAGCACCTCTCGGGTGAGGGCCGCACGGAGCTCGCCAAGCGCATCGAGCAGGCGCGCGAGGAGGGCGACCTCAAGGAGAACGCGGGCTACCACGCGGCCAAGGAGGAGCAGGGCAAGCAGGAGCTGCGCATCCGCCAGCTGCGGCACCTGCTCGAGACCGCGCAGGTCGGCGAGGCACCGGTGTCCGCCTCCGGCGAGGTCGGCCTCGGCCACGTCGTGACGGTCGAGCTGGCCGGGGACGCGATGACGTTCCTGCTGGGCAGCCGCGAGATGGGCGACGCCGCCGGTCTCGACGTCTACTCGGAGAAGTCGCCGCTCGGCTCGGCGATCCTGGGGAAGAAGCCGGGCGACGAGGTCGCCTACACCGCCCCGAACGGCAAGGAGTTCCCGGTCAAGGTCGTGGACACCAAGCCCTACAGCGGCTGA
- a CDS encoding AI-2E family transporter → MQPSPPAQRPYVSPAMRLAADWSWRFIVVVAAVVLLAYGLSFVSEIVIPVLIALLVTALLSPLVNLLHRRTRMPRGLSVLVTLLVAAGVVAGLVTIVSSQASEQFPQLQRQAVQGVTEVENWLSTGPLHLTSTAISDYVQQAENAISANRETLIAGATGVVATATHVIAGFFICLFASFFFLLEGRRIWSWLLHLLPVPARDPLDGASRQSWVTLTHYMRATIIVAFTDGVGVAIGAAILQVPLATSLGLVVFLGAFIPIVGALLSGTVAVLVALVAHDFVTALIMLGVVILVQQIESHLLQPFLMGRAVAVHPLAVILAVAGGASVFGIVGALFAVPMVAVLKSGVSALARGGRPDSETAQIADSEAPLAPDEPDPNDGTEHEDAEGGTEGEAVKR, encoded by the coding sequence GTGCAACCGTCGCCGCCCGCCCAGCGTCCGTACGTCAGCCCCGCGATGCGGCTGGCCGCGGACTGGTCCTGGCGGTTCATCGTGGTCGTCGCCGCGGTCGTGCTGCTGGCCTACGGCCTGAGCTTCGTCTCCGAGATCGTCATCCCGGTCCTCATCGCGCTGCTCGTCACCGCCCTGCTCTCGCCGTTGGTCAACCTGCTGCACCGCCGCACGCGGATGCCCCGCGGCCTGTCCGTCCTCGTGACGCTGCTCGTGGCGGCCGGCGTCGTCGCCGGCCTCGTGACCATCGTGAGCTCGCAGGCCTCCGAGCAGTTCCCCCAGCTGCAGCGACAGGCCGTCCAGGGCGTCACCGAGGTGGAGAACTGGCTGTCCACCGGCCCCCTGCACCTGACGTCGACGGCGATCTCGGACTACGTCCAGCAGGCGGAGAACGCCATCTCGGCGAACCGGGAGACCCTCATCGCCGGGGCCACCGGGGTCGTCGCGACGGCCACGCACGTCATCGCGGGCTTCTTCATCTGCCTGTTCGCCTCGTTCTTCTTCCTGCTCGAGGGCCGGCGCATCTGGTCCTGGCTGCTGCACCTGCTGCCGGTGCCCGCACGCGACCCGCTCGACGGGGCGTCGCGGCAGTCGTGGGTGACGCTGACGCACTACATGCGCGCGACCATCATCGTCGCCTTCACCGACGGGGTCGGGGTGGCGATCGGCGCGGCGATCCTGCAGGTGCCGCTGGCCACCTCGCTGGGTCTGGTCGTCTTCCTCGGCGCGTTCATCCCCATCGTGGGGGCGCTGCTGTCGGGGACGGTGGCGGTGCTCGTCGCGCTCGTCGCCCACGACTTCGTGACCGCGCTCATCATGCTCGGCGTCGTCATCCTCGTGCAGCAGATCGAGAGCCACCTGCTGCAGCCGTTCCTCATGGGCCGCGCCGTCGCGGTGCACCCGCTGGCGGTCATCCTCGCGGTGGCCGGTGGGGCGTCGGTCTTCGGGATCGTGGGCGCCCTCTTCGCGGTGCCCATGGTGGCGGTGCTGAAGTCGGGGGTCTCGGCGCTGGCCCGTGGCGGCCGGCCCGACTCCGAGACCGCGCAGATCGCCGATTCCGAGGCGCCCCTGGCACCGGACGAACCGGACCCGAACGACGGGACCGAGCACGAGGACGCCGAGGGCGGCACGGAGGGCGAGGCCGTCAAGCGCTGA